From the Synechococcus sp. HK01-R genome, one window contains:
- a CDS encoding glycosyl transferase: protein MSPLPELPTGDATLSIVLVSNGPGELTTWVRPLAAALHRSMLLRPRAGASPISLRLVLVPCPNATGSEAEVAQAWGLFDRITSAAQFWSLLLRPGRFGPWASRGVVVFLGGDQFWSVLLSARLGYRHITYAEWVARWPRWNDRVAAMGPEVRSQLPRRFRSRCTVIGDLMADLSSHAREQEPLPPGEWLALLPGSKQAKLCVGVPFLLETADRLAVLRPGCRFLLPVAPTTSPEELLHFAGSSNPIAACYRTSIAQIIDPSPAWSGRSLVTGAGTVIHLHEDPPAHGPLSQCALALTTVGANTAELGALGVPMLVLVPTQHLGVMQAWDGWLGLLARLPGLRRCIGWLLSAWRLRNHGFLAWPNISAGRLVVPERVGAITPEAIAREADEWLASPERLQGQRDDLRSLRGQPGAVRALAAEIRELLPKALTD from the coding sequence GTGTCGCCCTTGCCTGAGTTGCCGACCGGAGACGCCACGCTGTCCATCGTGTTGGTCTCCAATGGCCCTGGGGAGCTCACCACCTGGGTGAGACCCCTGGCAGCAGCTCTGCATCGCTCGATGCTGCTTCGCCCGCGTGCTGGGGCCTCACCGATCAGCCTGCGCTTGGTGCTCGTGCCCTGCCCGAATGCCACCGGCAGCGAGGCGGAGGTGGCGCAAGCCTGGGGACTGTTTGACCGCATCACCAGCGCGGCTCAGTTCTGGTCTCTGTTACTGCGTCCGGGGCGCTTCGGGCCCTGGGCGTCCCGCGGGGTGGTGGTGTTTCTGGGGGGGGATCAGTTCTGGAGTGTCTTGTTGTCGGCTCGGCTCGGCTATCGGCACATCACCTACGCCGAATGGGTGGCCCGCTGGCCCCGCTGGAATGACCGGGTGGCGGCCATGGGGCCCGAGGTTCGTTCCCAGCTACCCAGACGCTTCCGTTCCCGTTGCACGGTGATCGGGGACCTGATGGCTGATCTCTCCAGCCACGCCCGGGAGCAGGAGCCCCTCCCGCCAGGGGAGTGGCTGGCGCTTCTGCCGGGGTCCAAGCAAGCCAAGTTGTGCGTGGGGGTTCCCTTTCTGCTTGAGACCGCCGACCGACTGGCTGTTTTGCGCCCGGGTTGTCGCTTTCTGTTGCCGGTGGCGCCGACGACTAGCCCTGAGGAGTTGCTGCATTTCGCAGGATCCAGCAATCCGATTGCTGCCTGCTACAGGACCTCGATTGCACAGATCATCGATCCCTCTCCAGCATGGTCCGGCCGCAGCCTGGTCACGGGAGCGGGCACCGTGATTCATCTCCATGAGGATCCACCCGCCCATGGCCCCCTCAGTCAGTGCGCCCTGGCACTCACCACCGTGGGTGCCAATACCGCTGAGCTCGGCGCCCTAGGGGTGCCGATGCTTGTGTTGGTGCCGACGCAGCACCTGGGCGTGATGCAGGCCTGGGATGGTTGGCTCGGGCTGCTGGCGCGTCTGCCCGGCTTACGCCGATGCATCGGATGGTTGCTCAGTGCCTGGCGCCTGCGCAATCATGGCTTTCTTGCCTGGCCCAACATTTCAGCGGGGCGTCTGGTGGTGCCTGAACGGGTGGGTGCGATCACTCCGGAAGCCATCGCCCGGGAGGCGGATGAATGGCTGGCCTCCCCAGAGCGTTTGCAAGGGCAGCGAGACGACTTACGCAGCCTTCGTGGCCAGCCAGGAGCGGTCAGGGCGCTGGCCGCAGAAATTCGTGAGCTGCTGCCCAAGGCGCTGACCGACTAG
- the accC gene encoding acetyl-CoA carboxylase biotin carboxylase subunit → MPIGKVLIANRGEIALRILRSCRELGIATVAVYSTVDRNALHVQLADEAVCVGEAASSKSYLNIPNIIAAATSRGVDAIHPGYGFLAENDRFAEICRDHGITFVGPSPHAIRSMGDKSTAKTTMQRVGVPTVPGSEGLLSTPEEAAELAADMGYPVMIKATAGGGGRGMRLVMDAEQLPGLFKAAQGEAEAAFGNPGLYMEKFIDRPRHVEVQVLADRHGNVVHLGERDCSIQRRHQKLLEEAPSPALDPDLRRRMGEAAVAAARSINYEGAGTVEFLLDRSGGFYFMEMNTRIQVEHPVTEMVTGIDLIAEQLRIAGGEPISVRQEEVQLRGHAIECRINAEDANHNFRPAPGRITGWLPPGGPGIRVDSHVYTGYDIPPFYDSLIGKLIIWAPDRESALKRMRRALNECAVTGIPTTVDFHLRLLDRPEFQRGDVHTKFVEQDML, encoded by the coding sequence ATGCCCATCGGCAAAGTGCTGATCGCCAACCGCGGCGAGATTGCCCTCCGGATCCTCCGGAGCTGCAGGGAGCTTGGAATCGCCACCGTGGCTGTGTACAGCACGGTCGACCGGAACGCCCTGCACGTGCAACTCGCCGACGAAGCGGTTTGTGTCGGTGAGGCGGCCAGCAGCAAGAGCTACCTCAATATTCCGAACATCATTGCGGCGGCCACATCGCGGGGGGTCGACGCCATCCACCCTGGCTACGGCTTCCTAGCGGAGAACGATCGGTTCGCTGAGATCTGCAGGGATCACGGCATCACTTTTGTGGGCCCCTCCCCCCATGCGATCCGTTCCATGGGTGACAAGTCCACGGCAAAAACCACGATGCAGCGCGTCGGGGTGCCCACGGTGCCAGGCAGCGAGGGCCTGCTGTCGACCCCAGAGGAAGCCGCCGAACTGGCAGCGGACATGGGCTACCCAGTGATGATCAAAGCCACCGCCGGCGGTGGTGGTCGCGGCATGCGCCTGGTAATGGATGCCGAGCAGCTGCCTGGACTTTTCAAAGCGGCCCAAGGGGAGGCAGAGGCGGCCTTCGGCAATCCGGGCCTGTACATGGAGAAATTCATCGACCGGCCCCGGCACGTGGAGGTGCAGGTCCTCGCTGATCGTCACGGCAACGTGGTGCATCTAGGGGAACGGGACTGCTCCATCCAGCGGCGTCATCAGAAGCTGCTAGAGGAGGCCCCGAGCCCGGCCCTGGATCCCGATCTACGCCGACGCATGGGCGAAGCGGCGGTGGCGGCAGCCCGCAGCATCAACTACGAGGGCGCAGGAACCGTGGAATTCCTGCTCGACCGCAGTGGTGGCTTCTATTTCATGGAGATGAACACCCGCATTCAGGTGGAGCACCCCGTCACAGAAATGGTGACTGGCATCGACCTGATCGCGGAGCAGCTGCGCATCGCCGGCGGTGAGCCAATCAGCGTGCGTCAGGAAGAGGTTCAGCTGCGCGGCCACGCGATCGAGTGCCGGATCAATGCTGAGGACGCCAACCACAATTTCCGCCCGGCTCCCGGACGCATCACGGGCTGGCTCCCACCGGGCGGGCCAGGCATTCGTGTCGACAGCCACGTCTACACCGGCTACGACATCCCCCCCTTCTACGACTCTCTGATCGGCAAGTTGATCATCTGGGCCCCTGATCGGGAGAGCGCACTCAAGCGCATGCGACGGGCGCTCAACGAATGTGCCGTGACGGGGATCCCCACGACTGTTGATTTTCATCTGCGCCTCCTTGACCGTCCGGAATTCCAGCGCGGAGACGTGCACACCAAATTCGTCGAACAGGACATGCTCTGA
- the psbX gene encoding photosystem II reaction center X protein, whose amino-acid sequence MTPSLANFLSSLVWGTVIVVIPASIGLFLLSQTDQVDRKL is encoded by the coding sequence ATGACCCCCTCCCTCGCCAACTTTCTGAGCAGCCTCGTGTGGGGCACCGTGATCGTGGTCATCCCTGCCAGCATTGGCCTCTTTCTTCTGAGCCAGACCGATCAGGTCGACCGCAAGCTCTGA
- a CDS encoding YggT family protein: MTPLPLAMLPAVHLVLGVLLAVWTLMFLVRIVLTWYPQIDLKAGMWPLVAWPTEPLLSATRRLVAPIGGVDVTPVIWVGLLSLLRELLVGQQGLLSQVMLHAAAATA; this comes from the coding sequence GTGACGCCGCTCCCCCTCGCCATGCTGCCTGCCGTCCATCTGGTGCTGGGGGTCCTGCTGGCTGTTTGGACCCTGATGTTCCTGGTGCGGATCGTGCTCACCTGGTATCCGCAGATCGATTTGAAGGCCGGGATGTGGCCTCTGGTGGCTTGGCCCACTGAACCTTTGCTGTCAGCGACTCGGCGGCTTGTGGCACCGATCGGCGGTGTGGATGTGACCCCTGTGATTTGGGTGGGCCTGCTCAGTCTTCTGCGTGAGCTGCTTGTGGGTCAGCAGGGCCTGCTCTCCCAGGTGATGCTCCATGCAGCGGCAGCCACTGCCTGA
- the msrB gene encoding peptide-methionine (R)-S-oxide reductase MsrB, with product MTAGDRLERSADEWQAQLTPEQFQVARQGGTERAFTGAYWNHKADGLYHCVCCDAPLFSSETKFESGTGWPSFWDGVTSGAILTKEDRSHGMVRTEINCARCDAHLGHVFSDGPAPTGLRYCVNSASLQFKDRD from the coding sequence ATGACCGCCGGTGACCGCCTTGAGCGCAGCGCTGATGAGTGGCAGGCGCAGCTCACCCCTGAGCAGTTCCAGGTTGCTCGTCAGGGGGGCACAGAACGGGCCTTCACCGGCGCCTACTGGAATCACAAAGCTGATGGCCTGTATCACTGCGTCTGTTGCGATGCGCCCCTGTTCAGCTCTGAGACCAAATTCGAATCGGGAACTGGTTGGCCCAGCTTCTGGGATGGGGTGACCAGTGGCGCGATCCTGACGAAAGAGGATCGCAGTCACGGCATGGTGCGAACGGAAATCAATTGCGCCCGTTGTGATGCCCATCTGGGCCATGTGTTCAGCGATGGCCCCGCACCAACTGGATTGCGCTACTGCGTGAACAGCGCCTCGCTGCAGTTCAAGGATCGGGACTGA